A single region of the Micropterus dolomieu isolate WLL.071019.BEF.003 ecotype Adirondacks linkage group LG02, ASM2129224v1, whole genome shotgun sequence genome encodes:
- the smarca4a gene encoding SWI/SNF related, matrix associated, actin dependent regulator of chromatin, subfamily a, member 4a isoform X4, whose translation MSTPDPPMGGTPRPGPSPGPGPSPGGMLGPSPGPSPGSAHSMMGPSPGPPGSGHPHPPQGPSGYPQDNMHQMHKPMEAMHEKGMPDDPRYGQMKGMGMRPGGHSGMGPPPSPMDQHSQGYPSPLGGSEHAPSPVPANGPPSGPMMPGGPSGPGAGPMEGSGDPNQGMGQPNRGGPQGPGGPGGAGGGPGGPTPFNQNQLHQLRAQIMAYKMLARSQPLPEHLQMAVQGKRPMPGMQQQPMPNMPTSTGPGVGPGAAPGPAQANYNRPHGMVGPNMVPPGPAGVPPGMQGQPTNGPPKSWSEGPMVNAAAPANPPQKLIPPQPTGRPSPAPPSVPPAASPVMPPQTQSPGQPAQLPPMMLHQKQNRITPIQKPRGLDPVEILQEREYRLQARIAHRIQELENLPGSLAGDLRTKATIELKALRLLNFQRQLRQEVVVCMRRDTALETALNAKAYKRSKRQSLREARITEKLEKQQKIEQERKRRQKHQEYLNSILQHAKDFKEYHRSITAKLQKATKAVATYHANTEREQKKENERIEKERMRRLMAEDEEGYRKLIDQKKDKRLAYLLQQTDEYVANLTELVRAHKAVQALKEKKKKKKKKKPEPVEGGAPALGPDGEPLDETSQMSDLPVKVIHVDSGKILTGVEAPKAGQLEAWLEMNPGYEVAPRSDSEDSGSEEEEEEEEDEEEQPHPSSAPAEEKKKIPDPDSEEVSEVDVQHIIEHAKQDVDDEYGNAAFNRGLQSYYAVAHAVTEKVDKQSSLLVNGQLKQYQIKGLEWLVSLYNNNLNGILADEMGLGKTIQTIALITYLMEYKRLNGPFLIIVPLSTLSNWVYEFDKWAPSVVKVSYKGSPAARRAFVPILRSGKFNVLLTTYEYIIKDKQVLAKLRWKYMIVDEGHRMKNHHCKLTQVLNTHYLAPRRLLLTGTPLQNKLPELWALLNFLLPTIFKSCSTFEQWFNAPFAMTGEKVDLNEEETILIIRRLHKVLRPFLLRRLKKEVEAQLPEKVEYVIKCDMSALQRVLYRHMQAKGVLLTDGSEKDKKGKGGTKTLMNTIMQLRKICNHPYMFQHIEESFSEHLGYSGGIVSGPDLYRSSGKFELLDRILPKLRATNHKVLLFCQMTSLMTIMEDYFAYRNFKYLRLDGTTKAEDRGMLLKTFNDPASEYFVFLLSTRAGGLGLNLQSADTVIIFDSDWNPHQDLQAQDRAHRIGQQNEVRVLRLCTVNSVEEKILAAAKYKLNVDQKVIQAGMFDQKSSGYERRAFLQAILEHEEQDEEEDEVPDDETVNQMIARSEEEFEQFMRMDLDRRREEARNPKRKPRLMEEDDMPSWILKDDAEVERLTCEEEEEKMFGRGSRQRKEVDYSDSLTEKQWLKAIEEGNLEDIEEEVRHKKTTRKRKRDRDHDIGPATPSSSSGRGREKDEEVKKAKKRGRPPAEKLSPNPLSLTKKMKKIVDAVIKYKDGNGRQLSEVFIQLPSRKELPEYYELIRKPVDFRKIKERIRSHKYRSLNDLEKDVMLLCQNAQTFNLEGSLIYEDSIVLQSVFTSVRQKIEKEDESEGEESEEEEEEPDEGSESESRSVKVKIKLSRKEKGDRGGKGQRRRGRGARAKPVVSDDDSEEEQEEEHSASGSEDD comes from the exons ATGTCCACTCCTGACCCCCCGATGGGAGGGACACCTCGGCCCGGACCCTCCCCGGGCCCAGGGCCATCTCCGGGAGGCATGCTGGGCCCGAGCCCAGGCCCCTCTCCAGGCTCAGCCCACAGCATGATGGGGCCCAGCCCAGGACCCCCTGGATCTGGACACCCCCACCCTCCACAGGGACCGTCAGGATATCCTCAGGACAACATGCACCAGATGCACAAA CCCATGGAAGCCATGCATGAGAAGGGAATGCCCGATGACCCCCGCTATGGACAGATGAAGGGCATGGGCATGAGACCAGGGGGGCACAGTGGAATGGGACCCCCTCCAAGTCCCATGGACCAACATTCCCAAG GTTACCCCTCTCCATTGGGTGGCTCGGAGCACGCACCTAGCCCTGTCCCAGCCAACGGCCCTCCTTCTGGACCTATGATGCCCGGAGGTCCCTCTGGCCCTGGGGCTGGCCCTATGGAGGGCAGCGGGGACCCTAACCAGGGAATGGGTCAACCTAATCGTGGGGGTCCCCAGGGTCCAGGTGGACCCGGTGGTGCGGGAGGTGGACCTGGTGGACCCACTCCTTTCAACCAGAACCAATTGCACCAACTCAGGGCTCAGATTATGGCCTACAAGATGCTGGCACGCAGTCAGCCGTTACCAGAGCACCTGCAGATGGCTGTGCAGGGGAAGAGGCCCATGCCAGGGATGCAGCAACAGCCCATGCCCAACATGCCGACTTCTACAGGGCCTGGAGTTGGCCCTGGAGCTGCTCCGGGACCAGCTCAGGCCAACTACAACAGACCACATG GCATGGTAGGTCCCAACATGGTGCCTCCTGGACCTGCAGGAGTACCCCCAGGTATGCAAGGCCAGCCTACCAACGGACCCCCTAAATCATGGTCTGAAG GACCAATGGTGAATGCTGCTGCCCCAGCCAATCCTCCTCAGAAGCTGATTCCACCTCAGCCCACTGGCAGAccctctcctgctcctcccTCTGTGCCCCCCGCTGCCTCCCCAGTAATGCCCCCCCAGACGCAGTCCCCAGGACAGCCTGCCCAGCTCCCTCCCATGATGCTTCACCAGAAGCAGAACCGCATAACACCCATCCAAAAACCTCGTGGGCTGGACCCAGTGGAGATCCTTCAGGAGAGAGAGTACAG GCTACAGGCCCGTATTGCTCACCGTATCCAGGAGTTGGAGAACCTGCCTGGTTCTCTAGCTGGTGATCTGCGCACCAAGGCCACCATCGAGCTCAAAGCCCTGAGGCTGCTTAACTTCCAGAGACAG CTGCGTCAGGAGGTGGTGGTTTGCATGCGTCGTGACACTGCTTTAGAAACTGCCCTCAACGCTAAGGCCTACAAGCGCAGCAAACGGCAGTCTTTACGTGAGGCCCGCATCACAGAGAAGCTCGAGAAACAGCAGAAGATCGAACAGGAGCGGAAACGTCGCCAGAAACACCAG GAATACCTCAACAGCATCCTGCAGCACGCCAAGGACTTTAAGGAGTACCATCGCTCCATCACAGCGAAGCTCCAGAAGGCCACCAAAGCTGTCGCCACGTATCATGCCAACACTGAGCGCGAACAGAAGAAAGAGAATGAGCGCATTGAAAAGGAGAGAATGCGGAGGTTGATG GCTGAAGATGAAGAAGGCTATCGTAAACTTATTGACCAAAAGAAAGACAAGCGTCTGGCCTACCTGCTGCAGCAGACAGACGAGTACGTggccaacctcactgagctggTGCGAGCCCACAAAGCCGTACAAGCTCtcaaggagaagaaaaagaagaagaaaaagaag aaGCCAGAGCCTGTGGAGGGTGGTGCTCCTGCCCTGGGGCCTGATGGAGAG CCTTTAGATGAGACCAGTCAAATGAGTGACCTACCGGTGAAGGTCATCCATGTGGACAGTGGAAAGATCCTGACTGGGGTTGAAGCACCTAAGGCGGGCCAACTGGAGGCCTGGCTTGAAATGAACCCAGG ATATGAAGTAGCGCCGCGCTCAGACAGTGAAGACAGTGGttcagaagaggaggaggaggaggag gaggatgaagaggagcaGCCTCACCCCTCGTCAGCTCcagcagaggagaagaagaagattcCTGACCCTGACAGTGAAGAAGTATCTGAAGTGGACGTCCAGCACATCATTGA ACACGCCAAGCAGGATGTAGATGATGAGTACGGTAATGCAGCTTTCAACCGAGGCCTCCAGTCCTACTACGCTGTGGCTCATGCTGTCACTGAGAAAGTGGACAAACAGTCCTCGCTGCTGGTCAATGGGCAGCTCAAGCAATACCAG ATCAAAGGTTTGGAGTGGCTGGTGTCGCTTTACAACAACAACTTGAATGGCATCCTGGCTGATGAGATGGGTCTAGGAAAAACGATCCAGACCATTGCACTCATTACTTACCTCATGGAGTACAAGCGCCTCAATGGGCCCTTCCTCATCATTGTACCTCTCTC tACTCTATCAAACTGGGTGTATGAGTTTGATAAGTGGGCCCCATCTGTAGTCAAAGTCTCCTACAAG GGGTCTCCAGCTGCTCGTCGTGCATTCGTTCCCATCTTGCGCAGTGGCAAGTTCAATGTGCTGCTCACCACGTACGAGTACATTATTAAAGATAAGCAAGTGCTAGCAAAG CTTCGTTGGAAGTACATGATTGTGGACGAGGGCCATCGTATGAAGAACCACCACTGTAAACTGACCCAGGTCTTGAACACACACTACTTGGCCCCACGGCGTCTGCTGCTTACAGGCACTCCGCTGCAGAATAAGCTACCTGAGCTCTGGGCACTGCTGAACTTCCTCCTGCCCACCATTTTCAAGAGCTGCAGTACATTTGAGCAGTGGTTCAATGCCCCCTTTGCCATGACTGGAGAAAAG GTTGACCTGAATGAAGAAGAGACCATTCTGATCATTCGACGTTTACACAAGGTGCTCAGGCCCTTCTTGCTGCGCCGGCTCAAGAAAGAAGTCGAGGCCCAGCTGCCTGAGAAG GTGGAGTATGTGATAAAATGCGACATGTCAGCCCTACAGAGGGTTTTGTACAGACACATGCAGGCCAAGGGAGTCTTGCTCACAGATGGCtcagaaaaagacaagaag GGTAAAGGTGGCACGAAGACCCTGATGAACACTATCATGCAACTGAGAAAGATTTGCAACCACCCCTACATGTTCCAGCACATTGAG GAGTCGTTCTCTGAGCATCTTGGTTATTCTGGTGGAATTGTGAGCGG CCCTGACCTGTACCGCTCCTCTGGGAAGTTTGAACTGCTGGATCGCATCCTGCCCAAGCTGAGGGCCACCAACCACAAAGTGCTGCTTTTCTGTCAAATGACCTCACTCATGACCATCATGGAGGACTACTTTGCCTACCGTAACTTCAAGTACCTTCGTCTGGATG GAACCACCAAGGCAGAGGACCGTGGCATGCTGCTGAAGACATTCAATGACCCGGCCTCTGAGTACTTTGTGTTCCTGCTCAGCACCAGGGCAGGAGGCCTGGGCCTCAACCTGCAGTCTGCTGACACAGTCATTATCTTTGACAGTGACTGGAATCCACACCAG GACTTGCAGGCCCAGGACAGAGCCCATCGAATTGGTCAGCAGAACGAGGTGCGCGTGCTCCGCCTCTGCACCGTCAACAGCGTGGAGGAAAAGATCCTGGCAGCGGCCAAGTACAAACTGAACGTGGACCAGAAGGTCATCCAGGCCGGCATGTTCGACCAGAAGTCTTCAGGCTATGAACGTCGAGCCTTTTTACAGGCCATTCTggagcacgaggaacaggaCGAG GAGGAAGACGAGGTGCCCGATGATGAGACTGTCAACCAAATGATCGCCAGAAGTGAAGAGGAGTTTGAACAGTTCATG cgCATGGATCTAGACAGACGCCGCGAGGAGGCCCGCAACCCTAAGAGGAAACCTCGTCTGATGGAGGAGGACGATATGCCCAGCTGGATTTTGAAAGATGACGCTGAGGTGGAGAGGCTAACttgtgaagaggaggaggagaagatgtTTGGCAGAGGATCCCGCCAACGTAAGGAAGTGGACTACAGCGACTCACTCACTGAGAAACAATGGCTCAAG GCCATAGAAGAGGGAAATCTAGAGGATATCGAGGAGGAAGTGCGCCACAAAAAGACAACCAGAAAGCGCAAGCGAGACCGCGACCATGACATCGGCCCGGCCACGCCCAGCTCCAGCAGCGGCCGAGGGAGGGAGAAGGACGAGGAGGTGAAGAAAGCAAAGAAGCGCGGTCGTCCGCCTGCTGAGAAGCTCTCTCCCAACCCTCTTTCCCTCActaagaagatgaagaagatcGTGGATGCTGTCATCAAATATAAGGATGG TAATGGGCGGCAGCTGAGCGAAGTCTTCATCCAGCTGCCTTCTCGCAAGGAGTTGCCTGAGTACTATGAGCTCATCCGCAAACcagtggacttcagaaagatcAAG GAGAGGATCCGCAGCCATAAGTACCGGAGCCTGAACGACCTAGAGAAGGATGTGATGCTGCTTTGTCAAAATGCCCAGACTTTCAACCTGGAGGGGTCTCTG ATCTATGAGGACTCCATCGTGCTGCAGTCCGTCTTCACCAGTGTGAGACAGAAGATCGAGAAGGAGGACGAGAGTGAAGGAGAGGaaagtgaggaagaggaggaggagccagaTGAAGGCTCGGAGTCTGAAT CTCGTTCGGTGAAGGTGAAGATTAAGCTGAGCCGGAAAGAGAAAGGGGATCGCGGAGGAAAAGGACAACGACGGAGGGGCCGTGGTGCCCGGGCAAAACCTGTGGTGAGCGACGACGACAGTGAGGAGGAACAGGAAGAG
- the smarca4a gene encoding SWI/SNF related, matrix associated, actin dependent regulator of chromatin, subfamily a, member 4a isoform X3: protein MSTPDPPMGGTPRPGPSPGPGPSPGGMLGPSPGPSPGSAHSMMGPSPGPPGSGHPHPPQGPSGYPQDNMHQMHKPMEAMHEKGMPDDPRYGQMKGMGMRPGGHSGMGPPPSPMDQHSQGYPSPLGGSEHAPSPVPANGPPSGPMMPGGPSGPGAGPMEGSGDPNQGMGQPNRGGPQGPGGPGGAGGGPGGPTPFNQNQLHQLRAQIMAYKMLARSQPLPEHLQMAVQGKRPMPGMQQQPMPNMPTSTGPGVGPGAAPGPAQANYNRPHGMVGPNMVPPGPAGVPPGMQGQPTNGPPKSWSEGPMVNAAAPANPPQKLIPPQPTGRPSPAPPSVPPAASPVMPPQTQSPGQPAQLPPMMLHQKQNRITPIQKPRGLDPVEILQEREYRLQARIAHRIQELENLPGSLAGDLRTKATIELKALRLLNFQRQLRQEVVVCMRRDTALETALNAKAYKRSKRQSLREARITEKLEKQQKIEQERKRRQKHQEYLNSILQHAKDFKEYHRSITAKLQKATKAVATYHANTEREQKKENERIEKERMRRLMAEDEEGYRKLIDQKKDKRLAYLLQQTDEYVANLTELVRAHKAVQALKEKKKKKKKKKPEPVEGGAPALGPDGEPLDETSQMSDLPVKVIHVDSGKILTGVEAPKAGQLEAWLEMNPGYEVAPRSDSEDSGSEEEEEEEEDEEEQPHPSSAPAEEKKKIPDPDSEEVSEVDVQHIIEHAKQDVDDEYGNAAFNRGLQSYYAVAHAVTEKVDKQSSLLVNGQLKQYQIKGLEWLVSLYNNNLNGILADEMGLGKTIQTIALITYLMEYKRLNGPFLIIVPLSTLSNWVYEFDKWAPSVVKVSYKGSPAARRAFVPILRSGKFNVLLTTYEYIIKDKQVLAKLRWKYMIVDEGHRMKNHHCKLTQVLNTHYLAPRRLLLTGTPLQNKLPELWALLNFLLPTIFKSCSTFEQWFNAPFAMTGEKVDLNEEETILIIRRLHKVLRPFLLRRLKKEVEAQLPEKVEYVIKCDMSALQRVLYRHMQAKGVLLTDGSEKDKKGKGGTKTLMNTIMQLRKICNHPYMFQHIEESFSEHLGYSGGIVSGPDLYRSSGKFELLDRILPKLRATNHKVLLFCQMTSLMTIMEDYFAYRNFKYLRLDGTTKAEDRGMLLKTFNDPASEYFVFLLSTRAGGLGLNLQSADTVIIFDSDWNPHQDLQAQDRAHRIGQQNEVRVLRLCTVNSVEEKILAAAKYKLNVDQKVIQAGMFDQKSSGYERRAFLQAILEHEEQDEEEDEVPDDETVNQMIARSEEEFEQFMRMDLDRRREEARNPKRKPRLMEEDDMPSWILKDDAEVERLTCEEEEEKMFGRGSRQRKEVDYSDSLTEKQWLKAIEEGNLEDIEEEVRHKKTTRKRKRDRDHDIGPATPSSSSGRGREKDEEVKKAKKRGRPPAEKLSPNPLSLTKKMKKIVDAVIKYKDGSNGRQLSEVFIQLPSRKELPEYYELIRKPVDFRKIKERIRSHKYRSLNDLEKDVMLLCQNAQTFNLEGSLIYEDSIVLQSVFTSVRQKIEKEDESEGEESEEEEEEPDEGSESESRSVKVKIKLSRKEKGDRGGKGQRRRGRGARAKPVVSDDDSEEEQEEEHSASGSEDD from the exons ATGTCCACTCCTGACCCCCCGATGGGAGGGACACCTCGGCCCGGACCCTCCCCGGGCCCAGGGCCATCTCCGGGAGGCATGCTGGGCCCGAGCCCAGGCCCCTCTCCAGGCTCAGCCCACAGCATGATGGGGCCCAGCCCAGGACCCCCTGGATCTGGACACCCCCACCCTCCACAGGGACCGTCAGGATATCCTCAGGACAACATGCACCAGATGCACAAA CCCATGGAAGCCATGCATGAGAAGGGAATGCCCGATGACCCCCGCTATGGACAGATGAAGGGCATGGGCATGAGACCAGGGGGGCACAGTGGAATGGGACCCCCTCCAAGTCCCATGGACCAACATTCCCAAG GTTACCCCTCTCCATTGGGTGGCTCGGAGCACGCACCTAGCCCTGTCCCAGCCAACGGCCCTCCTTCTGGACCTATGATGCCCGGAGGTCCCTCTGGCCCTGGGGCTGGCCCTATGGAGGGCAGCGGGGACCCTAACCAGGGAATGGGTCAACCTAATCGTGGGGGTCCCCAGGGTCCAGGTGGACCCGGTGGTGCGGGAGGTGGACCTGGTGGACCCACTCCTTTCAACCAGAACCAATTGCACCAACTCAGGGCTCAGATTATGGCCTACAAGATGCTGGCACGCAGTCAGCCGTTACCAGAGCACCTGCAGATGGCTGTGCAGGGGAAGAGGCCCATGCCAGGGATGCAGCAACAGCCCATGCCCAACATGCCGACTTCTACAGGGCCTGGAGTTGGCCCTGGAGCTGCTCCGGGACCAGCTCAGGCCAACTACAACAGACCACATG GCATGGTAGGTCCCAACATGGTGCCTCCTGGACCTGCAGGAGTACCCCCAGGTATGCAAGGCCAGCCTACCAACGGACCCCCTAAATCATGGTCTGAAG GACCAATGGTGAATGCTGCTGCCCCAGCCAATCCTCCTCAGAAGCTGATTCCACCTCAGCCCACTGGCAGAccctctcctgctcctcccTCTGTGCCCCCCGCTGCCTCCCCAGTAATGCCCCCCCAGACGCAGTCCCCAGGACAGCCTGCCCAGCTCCCTCCCATGATGCTTCACCAGAAGCAGAACCGCATAACACCCATCCAAAAACCTCGTGGGCTGGACCCAGTGGAGATCCTTCAGGAGAGAGAGTACAG GCTACAGGCCCGTATTGCTCACCGTATCCAGGAGTTGGAGAACCTGCCTGGTTCTCTAGCTGGTGATCTGCGCACCAAGGCCACCATCGAGCTCAAAGCCCTGAGGCTGCTTAACTTCCAGAGACAG CTGCGTCAGGAGGTGGTGGTTTGCATGCGTCGTGACACTGCTTTAGAAACTGCCCTCAACGCTAAGGCCTACAAGCGCAGCAAACGGCAGTCTTTACGTGAGGCCCGCATCACAGAGAAGCTCGAGAAACAGCAGAAGATCGAACAGGAGCGGAAACGTCGCCAGAAACACCAG GAATACCTCAACAGCATCCTGCAGCACGCCAAGGACTTTAAGGAGTACCATCGCTCCATCACAGCGAAGCTCCAGAAGGCCACCAAAGCTGTCGCCACGTATCATGCCAACACTGAGCGCGAACAGAAGAAAGAGAATGAGCGCATTGAAAAGGAGAGAATGCGGAGGTTGATG GCTGAAGATGAAGAAGGCTATCGTAAACTTATTGACCAAAAGAAAGACAAGCGTCTGGCCTACCTGCTGCAGCAGACAGACGAGTACGTggccaacctcactgagctggTGCGAGCCCACAAAGCCGTACAAGCTCtcaaggagaagaaaaagaagaagaaaaagaag aaGCCAGAGCCTGTGGAGGGTGGTGCTCCTGCCCTGGGGCCTGATGGAGAG CCTTTAGATGAGACCAGTCAAATGAGTGACCTACCGGTGAAGGTCATCCATGTGGACAGTGGAAAGATCCTGACTGGGGTTGAAGCACCTAAGGCGGGCCAACTGGAGGCCTGGCTTGAAATGAACCCAGG ATATGAAGTAGCGCCGCGCTCAGACAGTGAAGACAGTGGttcagaagaggaggaggaggaggag gaggatgaagaggagcaGCCTCACCCCTCGTCAGCTCcagcagaggagaagaagaagattcCTGACCCTGACAGTGAAGAAGTATCTGAAGTGGACGTCCAGCACATCATTGA ACACGCCAAGCAGGATGTAGATGATGAGTACGGTAATGCAGCTTTCAACCGAGGCCTCCAGTCCTACTACGCTGTGGCTCATGCTGTCACTGAGAAAGTGGACAAACAGTCCTCGCTGCTGGTCAATGGGCAGCTCAAGCAATACCAG ATCAAAGGTTTGGAGTGGCTGGTGTCGCTTTACAACAACAACTTGAATGGCATCCTGGCTGATGAGATGGGTCTAGGAAAAACGATCCAGACCATTGCACTCATTACTTACCTCATGGAGTACAAGCGCCTCAATGGGCCCTTCCTCATCATTGTACCTCTCTC tACTCTATCAAACTGGGTGTATGAGTTTGATAAGTGGGCCCCATCTGTAGTCAAAGTCTCCTACAAG GGGTCTCCAGCTGCTCGTCGTGCATTCGTTCCCATCTTGCGCAGTGGCAAGTTCAATGTGCTGCTCACCACGTACGAGTACATTATTAAAGATAAGCAAGTGCTAGCAAAG CTTCGTTGGAAGTACATGATTGTGGACGAGGGCCATCGTATGAAGAACCACCACTGTAAACTGACCCAGGTCTTGAACACACACTACTTGGCCCCACGGCGTCTGCTGCTTACAGGCACTCCGCTGCAGAATAAGCTACCTGAGCTCTGGGCACTGCTGAACTTCCTCCTGCCCACCATTTTCAAGAGCTGCAGTACATTTGAGCAGTGGTTCAATGCCCCCTTTGCCATGACTGGAGAAAAG GTTGACCTGAATGAAGAAGAGACCATTCTGATCATTCGACGTTTACACAAGGTGCTCAGGCCCTTCTTGCTGCGCCGGCTCAAGAAAGAAGTCGAGGCCCAGCTGCCTGAGAAG GTGGAGTATGTGATAAAATGCGACATGTCAGCCCTACAGAGGGTTTTGTACAGACACATGCAGGCCAAGGGAGTCTTGCTCACAGATGGCtcagaaaaagacaagaag GGTAAAGGTGGCACGAAGACCCTGATGAACACTATCATGCAACTGAGAAAGATTTGCAACCACCCCTACATGTTCCAGCACATTGAG GAGTCGTTCTCTGAGCATCTTGGTTATTCTGGTGGAATTGTGAGCGG CCCTGACCTGTACCGCTCCTCTGGGAAGTTTGAACTGCTGGATCGCATCCTGCCCAAGCTGAGGGCCACCAACCACAAAGTGCTGCTTTTCTGTCAAATGACCTCACTCATGACCATCATGGAGGACTACTTTGCCTACCGTAACTTCAAGTACCTTCGTCTGGATG GAACCACCAAGGCAGAGGACCGTGGCATGCTGCTGAAGACATTCAATGACCCGGCCTCTGAGTACTTTGTGTTCCTGCTCAGCACCAGGGCAGGAGGCCTGGGCCTCAACCTGCAGTCTGCTGACACAGTCATTATCTTTGACAGTGACTGGAATCCACACCAG GACTTGCAGGCCCAGGACAGAGCCCATCGAATTGGTCAGCAGAACGAGGTGCGCGTGCTCCGCCTCTGCACCGTCAACAGCGTGGAGGAAAAGATCCTGGCAGCGGCCAAGTACAAACTGAACGTGGACCAGAAGGTCATCCAGGCCGGCATGTTCGACCAGAAGTCTTCAGGCTATGAACGTCGAGCCTTTTTACAGGCCATTCTggagcacgaggaacaggaCGAG GAGGAAGACGAGGTGCCCGATGATGAGACTGTCAACCAAATGATCGCCAGAAGTGAAGAGGAGTTTGAACAGTTCATG cgCATGGATCTAGACAGACGCCGCGAGGAGGCCCGCAACCCTAAGAGGAAACCTCGTCTGATGGAGGAGGACGATATGCCCAGCTGGATTTTGAAAGATGACGCTGAGGTGGAGAGGCTAACttgtgaagaggaggaggagaagatgtTTGGCAGAGGATCCCGCCAACGTAAGGAAGTGGACTACAGCGACTCACTCACTGAGAAACAATGGCTCAAG GCCATAGAAGAGGGAAATCTAGAGGATATCGAGGAGGAAGTGCGCCACAAAAAGACAACCAGAAAGCGCAAGCGAGACCGCGACCATGACATCGGCCCGGCCACGCCCAGCTCCAGCAGCGGCCGAGGGAGGGAGAAGGACGAGGAGGTGAAGAAAGCAAAGAAGCGCGGTCGTCCGCCTGCTGAGAAGCTCTCTCCCAACCCTCTTTCCCTCActaagaagatgaagaagatcGTGGATGCTGTCATCAAATATAAGGATGG CAGTAATGGGCGGCAGCTGAGCGAAGTCTTCATCCAGCTGCCTTCTCGCAAGGAGTTGCCTGAGTACTATGAGCTCATCCGCAAACcagtggacttcagaaagatcAAG GAGAGGATCCGCAGCCATAAGTACCGGAGCCTGAACGACCTAGAGAAGGATGTGATGCTGCTTTGTCAAAATGCCCAGACTTTCAACCTGGAGGGGTCTCTG ATCTATGAGGACTCCATCGTGCTGCAGTCCGTCTTCACCAGTGTGAGACAGAAGATCGAGAAGGAGGACGAGAGTGAAGGAGAGGaaagtgaggaagaggaggaggagccagaTGAAGGCTCGGAGTCTGAAT CTCGTTCGGTGAAGGTGAAGATTAAGCTGAGCCGGAAAGAGAAAGGGGATCGCGGAGGAAAAGGACAACGACGGAGGGGCCGTGGTGCCCGGGCAAAACCTGTGGTGAGCGACGACGACAGTGAGGAGGAACAGGAAGAG